The Geobacter sp. AOG2 genome includes a window with the following:
- a CDS encoding KUP/HAK/KT family potassium transporter gives MGLVFGDIGTSPIYTLTVIFALTKPTSDNVMGILSMIFWTMTILVTAEYAWLAMNLGRKGEGGTIVLKEILARMLKPGRKIAFVGFLSYLGVSLLLGDGVITPAISILSAVEGMVLIPGLEGLQQGTLILIAALIAIVLFVFQFKGTDKVAGAFGPIMLIWFVSLTISGLVALTAHPDLVKAVNPWYAAKFFIDNGVAAFFVLSEVILCATGGEALYADMGHLGRKPIMRAWKFAFWALAINYFGQGAYVLDHGTGKNLLFGMIQQEAHMLYIPFLILTIMATIIASQAMISGVFSVIYQGITTRIMPLLKVDYTSTHLKSQIYIGSVNWTLLAAVIFIMLIFRKSENLAAAYGLAVTGTMTITGIMMIMIYSRTRKKWKVPFVILVTLVDVVFFIACLNKIPHGGYWSIILASIPFATILIWTFGQRALYRALRPLDMDTFGLAYEQIYAKDKNIPGTGLFFVKEWNVVPPYVVHCIIRSNIIYERNVFISIIRTDEPFGLKSKLITGIATGLDAFEIRAGYMEMFDVEQLLSESAINEKVIFYGIEDITTDNPIWRFFATIKRQTPNFVQFNRLPATKLQGVVTRVEM, from the coding sequence ATGGGCCTGGTGTTCGGCGATATCGGCACCAGTCCAATCTACACCCTGACCGTCATCTTCGCCCTGACCAAACCGACCAGTGACAACGTCATGGGAATTCTCTCCATGATCTTCTGGACCATGACCATCCTTGTTACCGCCGAATACGCCTGGCTCGCCATGAACCTCGGACGCAAAGGCGAGGGTGGTACCATTGTTCTCAAAGAGATCCTGGCCCGTATGCTCAAGCCCGGTCGGAAAATAGCCTTTGTCGGTTTTCTTTCATACCTCGGCGTATCGCTCCTGCTGGGAGACGGTGTCATCACGCCGGCCATCTCGATCCTCTCCGCCGTGGAGGGCATGGTCCTGATCCCTGGACTGGAAGGTCTGCAGCAGGGGACCCTGATCCTGATCGCCGCCCTTATCGCCATTGTGCTCTTCGTCTTCCAGTTCAAAGGGACCGACAAGGTGGCCGGTGCCTTCGGACCAATCATGCTGATCTGGTTCGTGTCGTTGACCATCTCGGGGCTGGTCGCCCTTACGGCTCACCCCGACTTGGTCAAGGCGGTCAACCCCTGGTACGCGGCAAAGTTCTTCATAGATAACGGCGTTGCCGCATTTTTTGTCCTGTCCGAGGTGATCTTGTGTGCCACCGGCGGAGAGGCGTTGTACGCCGACATGGGCCACCTTGGACGCAAGCCTATCATGAGAGCCTGGAAATTCGCCTTCTGGGCCCTGGCCATCAACTACTTTGGCCAAGGGGCCTACGTCCTTGACCACGGTACAGGAAAAAACCTGCTGTTCGGCATGATCCAGCAGGAAGCGCACATGCTCTACATCCCCTTTCTCATCCTGACCATAATGGCGACCATCATTGCCTCCCAGGCCATGATCAGCGGGGTATTCTCCGTCATCTACCAGGGAATCACCACCCGCATCATGCCGCTATTAAAGGTTGATTACACTTCGACCCATCTCAAGTCCCAGATTTACATCGGCTCTGTCAACTGGACCCTTTTGGCAGCGGTCATCTTTATCATGCTCATCTTCCGCAAGTCGGAGAACTTGGCCGCGGCCTACGGTCTGGCGGTCACGGGTACCATGACCATCACCGGCATTATGATGATCATGATCTACAGCCGGACCAGGAAAAAATGGAAGGTTCCCTTTGTCATTCTGGTGACCTTGGTGGATGTTGTCTTCTTCATCGCCTGCCTCAACAAGATTCCTCATGGGGGCTACTGGTCGATCATCCTGGCCTCGATCCCCTTCGCGACCATCCTGATCTGGACCTTTGGGCAACGCGCCCTCTATCGTGCCCTGCGACCACTTGACATGGATACATTCGGATTGGCCTACGAACAAATTTATGCCAAGGACAAAAACATACCGGGAACCGGTCTGTTCTTCGTCAAGGAATGGAACGTCGTCCCGCCTTATGTGGTGCATTGCATTATCAGAAGCAACATCATCTACGAACGTAATGTGTTCATCTCCATTATCCGCACCGATGAGCCGTTCGGACTTAAATCGAAACTTATAACCGGCATTGCCACAGGCCTGGATGCCTTTGAGATCAGGGCCGGCTATATGGAGATGTTTGATGTGGAACAATTGCTCTCGGAAAGCGCCATCAACGAGAAGGTCATCTTCTACGGCATCGAGGATATCACCACTGACAACCCGATTTGGAGGTTCTTTGCCACCATCAAGCGCCAAACCCCCAACTTCGTCCAGTTCAACCGGCTGCCGGCAACCAAGTTGCAAGGCGTGGTGACGCGGGTGGAAATGTAG
- a CDS encoding TIGR01212 family radical SAM protein (This family includes YhcC from E. coli K-12, an uncharacterized radical SAM protein.), with protein sequence MSQPKRYNTFSDELKRLFGCKVQRISVDAGFSCPNRDGTLDTGGCIFCGGSGSGAYSIRPELSVAAQVEDGKEVMRRKYRAEKFIAYFQAYSNTYGPVERLQALYHEALSVPGVVGLIIATRPDCLPDPVLDLLARLREETYLWLELGLQSIHDKSLTFINRRHDYACFVDALKRAKVRRIRVCAHVILGLPGESREEMLAMAGELSRLGVDGVKLHLLHVMKGTRLAEMYERGEIAVLDRDGYAGLVCDFLGLLDPDILIHRLTGDGGRDNLVAPLWSLNKFEVLNLIDAEMERRNSRQGIRFFPERSAPER encoded by the coding sequence GTGTCACAACCCAAACGGTACAACACCTTTTCAGATGAATTGAAACGGCTCTTCGGCTGCAAGGTGCAGCGCATCTCTGTGGATGCCGGTTTTAGCTGCCCCAACCGGGACGGTACCCTGGATACCGGAGGATGCATCTTCTGCGGCGGGTCGGGTTCCGGCGCCTACAGTATCCGCCCCGAACTCTCCGTGGCCGCCCAAGTGGAGGACGGCAAGGAGGTCATGCGCCGCAAATACCGGGCGGAGAAGTTCATCGCTTATTTCCAGGCCTATTCCAATACCTATGGGCCAGTGGAGAGGTTGCAGGCGCTGTACCACGAGGCGCTCTCGGTCCCCGGCGTGGTGGGGCTCATTATCGCGACCCGCCCCGACTGCCTGCCCGACCCGGTACTCGATCTCCTGGCCCGCCTGAGGGAAGAAACCTATCTCTGGCTGGAGCTGGGGCTCCAATCCATCCACGACAAGAGCCTAACGTTCATCAATCGTCGCCATGACTACGCCTGTTTCGTGGATGCCCTGAAACGGGCCAAAGTCCGCAGGATACGGGTCTGCGCCCACGTGATCCTGGGGCTGCCCGGCGAATCGCGGGAGGAGATGCTGGCCATGGCGGGCGAGTTGAGCCGTCTCGGCGTGGACGGCGTCAAGCTGCACCTGCTGCATGTGATGAAGGGAACGCGCCTGGCGGAGATGTACGAACGCGGCGAGATTGCGGTGCTGGACCGGGACGGCTATGCCGGACTGGTGTGCGATTTTCTGGGGCTCCTGGATCCGGACATCCTGATCCATCGCCTGACCGGCGACGGCGGCCGCGACAACCTGGTGGCGCCCCTCTGGTCGCTCAATAAGTTCGAGGTGCTCAACCTGATCGACGCAGAAATGGAGCGGCGCAACAGTCGGCAGGGGATCAGATTTTTCCCAGAAAGATCAGCACCAGAAAGATGA
- a CDS encoding sodium:calcium antiporter, with protein MINWLLLLVALGIILLGATVFTNGLEWFGKKMRLSDGAVGSIFAAIGTALPETLVPIVAIMFGSPEAGHKIGVGAIIGAPFMLGTLAFFISGLAVIVNRKKRDDYPVMRVDTVVMRRDMEYFLVLYAVAITASFLGGHPVVKTFMALALFLAYGGYVLRTLTGGGEPEAHEIEESEIDPCYFAPKSHDPHMAIIGFQVLGSLLLIVWGSYIFVEKVQMLSQQMGISAFILAMIIAPIATELPEKFNSVIWINKGKDTLAIGNVTGAMVFQGSIITAIGILMTEWRLNSAAMLTVLLTFGSVGMAYLQIRWKKHLTPGTLLVGGGFYFIFLVLIFLGKI; from the coding sequence ATGATCAATTGGTTGTTGTTGCTGGTCGCCCTGGGCATCATCCTCCTGGGAGCCACGGTCTTCACCAACGGACTGGAATGGTTCGGCAAGAAGATGAGACTGTCGGACGGCGCCGTTGGCAGCATCTTCGCCGCCATCGGTACAGCCCTGCCCGAGACGCTTGTCCCGATTGTCGCCATCATGTTCGGATCGCCCGAAGCCGGCCACAAAATCGGTGTCGGCGCCATCATCGGCGCACCGTTCATGCTGGGCACGCTGGCCTTTTTCATCAGCGGCCTGGCCGTGATCGTCAACCGCAAGAAGCGGGACGACTACCCGGTCATGCGGGTCGATACCGTGGTCATGCGGCGCGACATGGAGTATTTTCTGGTGTTGTATGCAGTAGCCATCACTGCATCATTCCTCGGCGGGCACCCGGTCGTCAAAACCTTTATGGCGCTGGCGCTTTTCCTCGCTTACGGCGGCTACGTGCTGAGAACCCTGACGGGGGGTGGCGAACCGGAGGCGCACGAGATCGAAGAGTCGGAAATCGATCCTTGCTACTTTGCCCCGAAGTCCCACGATCCGCACATGGCGATCATCGGGTTTCAGGTACTGGGATCGCTGCTTTTGATTGTCTGGGGGTCGTACATCTTCGTGGAAAAGGTGCAGATGCTCTCGCAGCAGATGGGGATTTCGGCCTTTATTCTGGCCATGATCATCGCCCCGATTGCCACGGAGTTGCCGGAGAAGTTCAACAGCGTCATCTGGATCAACAAAGGCAAGGACACCCTGGCAATCGGCAATGTCACCGGCGCCATGGTCTTTCAGGGCTCCATCATCACGGCCATCGGCATCTTGATGACCGAATGGCGGCTCAACAGCGCGGCCATGTTGACGGTCCTGCTGACGTTCGGCTCCGTCGGCATGGCCTACCTGCAAATCCGCTGGAAAAAACATCTGACGCCGGGGACGCTGCTGGTTGGCGGGGGATTCTACTTCATCTTTCTGGTGCTGATCTTTCTGGGAAAAATCTGA
- a CDS encoding KUP/HAK/KT family potassium transporter codes for MIHKPKDSFWGGIVKALGLVFGDIGTSPIYTLTVVFTLTKPTVANVYGILSLIFWTMTILVTAEYAWLAMSLGKKGQGGEIVLREIIIKLFKKGRVLAFAGFLSFLGVSLLLGDGVITPAISILSAVEGMLLIPSLAATSQSILVLIAALIAFTLFFFQSRGTDRVAGIFGPIMVVYFSALLVSGLASIAGTPAIVSAINPWHALEFFRHNGFAGYIVLSEVILCSTGGEALYADMGHLGKKPIIRAWYFVFASLYLNYLGQGAFILRNPEAKNILFAMIQNQAPMLYIPFLLLTIMATIIASQAIISGVFSIVYQGITTRLMPLFKVQYTSSHIQSQIYIGAVNWTLMVAVIFVMFFFQQSSNLAAAYGMAVTGSMTITAIMMIMVFSRTTKKWKVPIVVGIALIDLVYFTSTFSKFPHGAYWSIILASIPFAIILIWTNGQRYLYKALRPLELDIFLLSYEQIYGKGCIPGTALFFLKGLDVIPPYIIHCVIRSNIIYERNIFISIVRTDEPFGTFCHHKKDVGSGLEFFELKAGYMEVLDIEKQLKNHGISEKVIFYGIEDIETNNPIWKVFALIKKLTPTFVQFNKLPAAKLQGVVTRVEM; via the coding sequence ATGATTCACAAGCCAAAAGATTCTTTCTGGGGTGGCATCGTCAAGGCGCTGGGTCTGGTGTTCGGCGATATCGGCACCAGCCCGATCTACACCCTGACCGTGGTGTTCACTCTGACCAAGCCAACGGTAGCCAACGTCTACGGCATTCTCTCCCTGATCTTCTGGACTATGACTATCCTGGTGACGGCCGAATACGCCTGGCTGGCCATGAGCCTGGGTAAGAAGGGTCAGGGGGGTGAAATCGTCCTGCGGGAGATTATCATCAAGCTCTTCAAAAAGGGGCGTGTGCTGGCATTTGCCGGGTTTCTCTCATTCCTGGGCGTGTCGTTGCTGTTGGGGGACGGGGTCATCACCCCGGCAATATCGATCCTTTCTGCAGTTGAAGGTATGCTGCTGATCCCCTCTCTGGCCGCCACTTCGCAGTCGATTCTGGTCCTGATTGCAGCCCTGATCGCCTTTACCCTGTTCTTCTTCCAATCCCGTGGCACCGACAGGGTGGCCGGCATCTTTGGGCCGATCATGGTGGTCTATTTTAGTGCCCTGCTGGTATCGGGACTAGCCTCCATCGCTGGCACCCCGGCCATCGTCTCGGCCATCAACCCCTGGCACGCGCTGGAATTTTTCCGTCACAACGGCTTTGCCGGCTACATTGTATTGTCGGAAGTGATCCTCTGCTCCACCGGCGGTGAAGCGCTCTACGCCGACATGGGGCACTTGGGCAAGAAACCGATCATCCGGGCCTGGTACTTCGTCTTTGCCTCCCTCTACCTGAATTACCTCGGCCAAGGAGCTTTCATTCTGCGCAACCCTGAGGCGAAAAATATCCTCTTCGCCATGATCCAGAACCAGGCCCCCATGCTCTACATCCCTTTCCTGCTACTGACGATCATGGCCACCATCATCGCCTCCCAGGCTATCATCAGCGGCGTATTCTCCATCGTCTACCAAGGTATAACCACCCGGTTGATGCCGTTGTTCAAGGTGCAGTACACCTCCAGCCATATCCAGTCCCAAATCTACATCGGCGCAGTGAACTGGACCCTGATGGTGGCGGTCATTTTCGTGATGTTCTTCTTTCAGCAGTCGAGCAACCTGGCGGCGGCTTACGGCATGGCGGTCACTGGTTCCATGACCATTACCGCCATCATGATGATCATGGTCTTCTCCCGGACCACCAAAAAATGGAAAGTACCGATCGTCGTCGGCATCGCCCTGATCGACCTGGTCTATTTCACCTCCACTTTCTCAAAGTTCCCCCATGGAGCCTACTGGTCGATCATCCTGGCATCGATCCCCTTTGCCATCATCCTGATCTGGACCAATGGACAGCGATACCTTTACAAGGCGCTACGCCCGCTGGAACTCGACATTTTCCTGCTTTCCTACGAACAGATTTACGGCAAGGGGTGTATCCCGGGCACGGCGCTCTTCTTCCTCAAGGGATTGGATGTAATCCCCCCCTATATCATTCATTGCGTTATCCGCTCCAACATCATCTACGAACGCAACATCTTCATCTCCATCGTACGTACGGACGAACCGTTCGGGACCTTCTGTCATCATAAAAAAGATGTGGGGAGTGGGCTGGAATTTTTCGAATTAAAAGCCGGCTACATGGAGGTTCTTGACATCGAGAAGCAGTTGAAAAACCACGGTATCAGCGAGAAAGTCATTTTTTACGGGATCGAGGATATCGAAACAAACAATCCAATCTGGAAGGTGTTTGCCTTGATCAAGAAGCTGACGCCGACGTTCGTGCAGTTCAACAAACTTCCTGCTGCCAAGTTGCAAGGGGTTGTCACGCGAGTGGAGATGTAA